From Novosphingobium decolorationis, one genomic window encodes:
- a CDS encoding dihydroorotase codes for MTDPADMAPELVLSGGTVHTPNGSGVADVAVRGGKILGVGSYPDAARRIDCTGLDVLPGVIDSQVHFREPGLEHKEDLESGGRAAVMGGITAVFEMPNTNPNTDSVMRIQDKLDRAYHRMYCDHAFYVGATAENAPELADLERIPGTAGVKIFMGASTGNLLVAHDPELARVLASGTRRVAIHSEDEDRMNARKGERVEGDPSSHPVWRDDESAMLSTKRILRLAREAKRPIHILHITTPAELELIAQHRDIATCEVTPQHLTLWAEDAYPRLGSYAQMNPPIRSKAHRDGLWHWLQQGVPDVLGSDHAPHTKEEKAKSYPASPSGMPGVQTLLPLMLDHVAKGNMTLERLIDMTSSGVQRVFGLVGKGRIATGYDADFTVIDRKGRFTITEDWLESRCGWSPFTGMELEGRVVGTIVRGHTAMWEGQLGERAQGEPLRFAGAL; via the coding sequence ATGACTGACCCGGCTGACATGGCACCCGAACTCGTACTTTCCGGCGGCACCGTGCACACGCCCAACGGTTCGGGCGTGGCGGACGTCGCCGTGCGCGGCGGCAAGATCCTGGGCGTGGGGTCCTACCCCGATGCCGCGCGCCGCATCGACTGCACCGGGCTCGACGTGCTGCCCGGCGTCATCGACAGCCAGGTCCACTTCCGCGAGCCGGGCCTCGAACACAAGGAAGACCTCGAAAGCGGTGGCCGCGCGGCGGTCATGGGCGGCATCACCGCCGTCTTCGAGATGCCCAACACCAACCCGAACACCGATTCGGTGATGCGCATCCAGGACAAGCTCGACCGCGCCTACCACCGCATGTACTGCGACCACGCCTTCTACGTCGGTGCGACCGCCGAGAACGCGCCCGAACTGGCCGATCTGGAGCGCATTCCGGGCACCGCGGGCGTCAAGATCTTCATGGGCGCTTCGACCGGCAACCTGCTGGTCGCCCACGACCCGGAACTGGCCCGCGTGCTGGCCAGCGGCACGCGCCGCGTCGCGATCCACTCCGAGGACGAGGACCGCATGAACGCGCGCAAGGGCGAGCGGGTCGAGGGCGATCCCTCCAGCCATCCGGTCTGGCGCGACGATGAGAGCGCTATGCTCTCCACCAAGCGCATCCTGCGCCTCGCGCGCGAAGCCAAGCGCCCGATCCACATCCTCCACATCACCACGCCCGCCGAACTGGAGCTGATCGCCCAGCACCGCGACATCGCGACCTGCGAGGTGACCCCGCAGCACCTCACGCTCTGGGCCGAGGACGCCTATCCGCGCCTGGGCTCCTACGCGCAGATGAACCCGCCGATCCGCTCCAAGGCGCACCGCGACGGGCTGTGGCACTGGCTCCAGCAGGGCGTGCCCGATGTGCTGGGGTCCGACCACGCACCCCACACCAAGGAGGAGAAGGCCAAGAGCTACCCGGCCAGCCCCTCGGGCATGCCCGGCGTGCAGACGCTGCTGCCGCTGATGCTCGACCATGTCGCCAAGGGCAACATGACGCTCGAGCGTCTGATCGACATGACCTCCTCGGGCGTGCAGCGTGTCTTCGGCCTTGTCGGCAAGGGCCGCATCGCGACCGGCTATGACGCCGACTTCACCGTGATCGACCGCAAGGGCCGCTTCACCATCACCGAGGACTGGCTGGAAAGCCGCTGCGGCTGGTCGCCGTTCACCGGCATGGAGCTGGAAGGCCGCGTCGTCGGCACTATCGTGCGCGGCCACACCGCGATGTGGGAAGGCCAGCTGGGCGAGCGCGCGCAGGGCGAACCGCTGCGCTTTGCAGGCGCTCTCTAA
- a CDS encoding nitroreductase family protein, which produces MTAQSLGRTAHAKVEKLIVDRWSPRAFDGSAIPQDDLDVIFEAAGWAPSAYNVQPWTFLYAVKGDANWDLFLSQLIDFNKGWAQSASALVFVVSDTQMRSEKGNSDNYSASFDAGAAWMAAALQAQALGYHTHGMTGIKFGEAEAALGVPADHRLEAAFVIGKIGDKATLPDYLQDREAPVGRKAASEIARAGTFA; this is translated from the coding sequence ATGACTGCCCAATCGCTCGGACGCACCGCCCACGCCAAGGTCGAGAAGCTGATCGTCGATCGCTGGTCGCCCCGCGCCTTTGACGGAAGTGCGATTCCCCAGGACGACCTCGACGTGATCTTCGAGGCGGCCGGTTGGGCGCCTTCGGCCTACAACGTGCAGCCCTGGACGTTCCTTTACGCGGTCAAGGGCGATGCCAACTGGGACCTGTTCCTCTCGCAGCTGATCGACTTCAACAAGGGCTGGGCGCAGAGCGCCTCGGCGCTGGTCTTCGTCGTCTCGGACACGCAGATGCGCTCGGAAAAGGGCAACTCGGACAACTACAGCGCCAGCTTCGATGCGGGGGCGGCCTGGATGGCCGCGGCCCTCCAGGCGCAGGCACTGGGCTACCACACCCACGGCATGACCGGCATCAAGTTCGGTGAGGCCGAAGCGGCGCTGGGCGTTCCGGCCGACCACCGGCTCGAAGCCGCCTTCGTGATCGGCAAGATCGGCGACAAGGCTACGCTTCCCGACTACCTGCAGGACCGCGAGGCGCCGGTCGGCCGCAAGGCCGCGAGCGAGATCGCGCGCGCGGGCACGTTCGCCTGA
- a CDS encoding pirin family protein, with the protein MIELRPFAGLGAANHGWLDAHHHFSFANYHDPARTNWGRLRVWNDDTIAPQTGFPPHPHRDMEIVTYVRKGAITHQDNMGNAGRTVAGDVQVMSAGTGIQHAEYNLEAEETQIFQIWILPDSRGGAPDWGTRPFPKDDRAGRFVALASGQDGDGDALPIRADARVLGATVPLGETAHYEAAPGRHLYLVSTRGRIRVADGASGGEAVEAEARDGVAITGLSSLAVTALEDAEIVLVDAA; encoded by the coding sequence ATGATCGAGCTGCGTCCCTTTGCGGGGCTCGGAGCGGCCAACCATGGCTGGCTCGATGCCCACCACCACTTTTCCTTTGCCAACTACCATGACCCTGCGCGCACCAACTGGGGGCGCCTCAGGGTCTGGAACGATGACACCATCGCGCCGCAGACGGGCTTTCCCCCGCACCCGCACCGCGACATGGAAATCGTCACCTATGTCCGCAAGGGCGCGATCACCCACCAGGACAACATGGGCAACGCGGGCCGCACGGTCGCGGGCGATGTCCAGGTGATGAGCGCGGGCACCGGCATCCAGCATGCCGAATACAACCTGGAAGCCGAAGAGACCCAGATCTTCCAGATCTGGATCCTGCCCGACAGCCGCGGCGGGGCGCCTGACTGGGGCACGCGGCCTTTCCCGAAGGACGACCGCGCGGGCCGCTTCGTGGCGCTTGCCAGCGGGCAGGACGGGGACGGTGACGCGCTGCCGATCCGCGCCGATGCGCGCGTGCTGGGCGCGACCGTTCCCTTGGGCGAAACCGCGCACTACGAAGCCGCGCCGGGCCGCCATCTCTACCTGGTCTCGACGCGCGGGCGCATCCGCGTGGCCGATGGAGCGTCGGGGGGCGAGGCTGTGGAGGCTGAGGCGCGTGATGGCGTTGCGATCACGGGCCTTTCCAGCCTCGCGGTAACCGCGCTAGAGGATGCGGAAATCGTTCTGGTGGATGCCGCCTGA
- a CDS encoding LysR family transcriptional regulator, giving the protein MPNLVTPSLDHLRIVLAVVEEGSFGGAARKLGRAVSVVSYAVAQVEAQLDLVLFEREGSRKPVLTKNGRALLADMQIIREDSEALLARVRSLRQGLEAELALAVDVMVPGQVLAPLLRAFQERYPRVPLRLHIEALGAVAASLIEGRASLAIAGPDLPQLGDFEREVIGAVEMVPVAAPSHPLAQQARIAPGDTRRHLQLVLTDRSTLTQGHDFAVMSPHTWRLADLGAKHALLREGIGWGSMPRDAVHGDLADGTLVALDLPERRMMSYHLLALWRRDNRPGPAALWVLEELRTRLAEHAASTA; this is encoded by the coding sequence ATGCCCAACCTGGTGACGCCCAGTCTCGACCACCTGCGCATCGTCCTCGCCGTCGTCGAGGAGGGCAGCTTCGGGGGCGCCGCGCGCAAGCTGGGGCGGGCGGTCTCGGTCGTCAGCTATGCCGTGGCGCAAGTCGAGGCCCAGCTCGATCTGGTGCTGTTCGAACGCGAAGGCTCGCGCAAACCCGTGCTGACGAAGAACGGGCGGGCCCTGCTCGCCGACATGCAGATCATCCGCGAGGACAGCGAGGCCCTGCTCGCCCGCGTGCGCAGCCTGCGCCAGGGGCTGGAGGCCGAACTCGCCCTTGCGGTCGACGTCATGGTGCCGGGACAGGTCCTCGCTCCCCTCCTGCGCGCCTTCCAGGAGCGCTACCCGCGCGTGCCGCTGCGCCTTCACATCGAGGCGCTGGGCGCGGTCGCCGCCTCGCTTATCGAGGGGCGCGCCAGCCTCGCCATCGCCGGGCCCGACCTCCCCCAGCTTGGCGACTTCGAGCGCGAAGTGATCGGCGCGGTCGAAATGGTCCCGGTCGCCGCACCCTCGCACCCGCTTGCACAGCAGGCCCGGATCGCACCGGGCGACACACGCCGCCATCTCCAGCTTGTCCTTACCGACCGCTCGACGCTGACGCAGGGCCACGATTTCGCGGTGATGAGCCCGCACACCTGGCGCCTTGCCGATCTGGGCGCCAAGCACGCGCTGCTGCGCGAAGGCATCGGCTGGGGCTCGATGCCGCGCGATGCGGTGCACGGCGACCTTGCCGATGGCACGCTCGTCGCGCTCGACCTGCCCGAGCGGCGGATGATGTCCTACCACCTCCTCGCGCTGTGGCGGCGCGACAACCGGCCTGGCCCCGCCGCGCTGTGGGTGCTGGAGGAACTGCGCACGCGCCTTGCCGAACACGCCGCGAGCACGGCCTGA
- a CDS encoding YgfZ/GcvT domain-containing protein yields MSATRLFDRAVIRLSARPDTGEDVAAFLQGLVTSDVKGSLPVWAGLLSPQGKVLFDFLVWPSGEDLLIDCEANVADALAKRLSMYRLRRAIDIAREDHLVVHWRPHTGDGAASDPRLSALGERWIAPFDPNDPDDIVTGADEAWRAHRLRHGVCEGRAELGDGELLWLECNATELHGVSFTKGCYVGQENTARMNWRQKINRRLVVVPLESSNEKRRRAAYTDLGLAVDHLRVADIPAECVPGWMELAKDEAE; encoded by the coding sequence ATGAGCGCCACCCGACTGTTCGACCGAGCCGTGATCCGGCTTTCCGCCCGCCCCGACACCGGCGAGGACGTCGCCGCCTTCCTGCAGGGGCTCGTCACATCCGATGTGAAGGGATCGCTTCCCGTCTGGGCCGGGCTGCTCAGCCCGCAGGGCAAGGTCCTGTTCGATTTCCTGGTCTGGCCCTCGGGCGAGGACCTCCTGATCGACTGCGAGGCGAATGTCGCCGACGCGCTGGCGAAGCGCCTCTCGATGTACCGCCTGCGCCGCGCGATCGACATCGCGCGCGAGGATCACCTCGTCGTCCACTGGCGCCCCCACACCGGGGACGGCGCGGCCTCGGACCCGCGCCTTTCCGCGCTGGGCGAACGCTGGATCGCGCCCTTTGACCCCAATGACCCGGACGATATCGTGACCGGCGCCGACGAGGCCTGGCGCGCGCATCGCCTCAGGCACGGCGTGTGCGAGGGCCGCGCGGAACTGGGCGATGGCGAACTGCTCTGGCTGGAATGCAACGCGACCGAACTGCACGGCGTCAGCTTCACCAAGGGCTGCTACGTGGGGCAGGAGAACACCGCGCGCATGAACTGGCGCCAGAAGATCAACCGCCGCCTGGTCGTGGTCCCGCTCGAAAGCTCGAACGAGAAACGCCGCCGCGCGGCCTACACCGACTTGGGCCTTGCCGTCGATCACCTGCGCGTCGCGGATATTCCCGCCGAATGCGTGCCGGGCTGGATGGAGCTGGCCAAGGACGAGGCGGAGTAA
- a CDS encoding GNAT family N-acetyltransferase, with translation MFIRTERLFLRPGWPEDLEDIFEALNSDAVPRTLTVPGLPRSLGEVRALLEGERDQRLPQFMIYLRAPGGARLVGHIGLVAGERGEVELVYWIKGRFCGLGFAREAVRAMLDHARALGHHRIVAYEPLDSESDARVLLAAGFEDSFRIEERFSAARGEAVAVHCYEAPLEWRAMPPVGRVAYERSSAQPLSA, from the coding sequence ATGTTCATCCGCACGGAGAGGTTGTTTCTGAGGCCCGGCTGGCCGGAGGATCTCGAGGATATCTTCGAGGCCCTCAATTCGGATGCCGTGCCCCGTACACTGACTGTGCCCGGGTTGCCCCGGTCCCTTGGTGAGGTGCGCGCGCTGCTGGAAGGCGAGCGTGACCAGCGCCTGCCCCAGTTCATGATCTATCTGCGTGCGCCGGGAGGGGCGCGCCTGGTGGGGCATATCGGCCTTGTGGCCGGGGAGCGCGGCGAAGTGGAGCTTGTCTACTGGATCAAGGGCCGGTTCTGCGGCCTGGGCTTCGCCCGCGAGGCGGTGCGGGCCATGCTCGACCACGCCCGCGCGCTGGGCCACCACCGTATCGTCGCCTACGAACCGCTCGACAGCGAGAGCGACGCGCGCGTCCTGCTTGCCGCAGGCTTCGAGGACAGCTTCCGCATCGAGGAGCGCTTCAGCGCGGCTCGCGGGGAAGCCGTCGCGGTGCATTGTTACGAGGCGCCGCTCGAATGGCGGGCCATGCCCCCAGTCGGCCGGGTTGCCTACGAACGCAGCAGCGCGCAGCCGCTCAGCGCCTGA
- a CDS encoding GNAT family N-acetyltransferase has protein sequence MFLRSERLFLRPGWAEDRDELYAAIADPEVVCNLASAPWPYAPGDAARFLARPAEHGLPTFLITRPDLPGAPILGCIGLAHLGDGAAQRDEVELGYWIARPHWGQGYASEAARGVLSLARTLGHTRLVASHFIDNPASGAVLRKAGFRPTGRLVERYSSGRGESAMALEYTLALEDGGSDGDADRGDGAGDAGMVRKAA, from the coding sequence ATGTTCCTTCGCAGCGAACGGCTGTTCCTGCGGCCCGGCTGGGCCGAGGACCGGGACGAACTCTACGCCGCGATCGCGGATCCCGAGGTCGTCTGCAACCTGGCGTCCGCCCCCTGGCCCTATGCGCCGGGCGATGCCGCGCGCTTCCTGGCGCGCCCGGCCGAGCACGGCCTGCCCACCTTCCTCATCACGCGTCCGGACCTTCCCGGCGCCCCGATCCTGGGCTGCATTGGCCTTGCCCATCTCGGTGACGGGGCGGCGCAGCGTGACGAGGTCGAGCTCGGCTACTGGATCGCACGCCCCCACTGGGGGCAGGGTTACGCCAGCGAGGCGGCGCGCGGGGTCCTTTCGCTCGCCCGTACGCTGGGCCACACCCGCCTTGTCGCCAGCCACTTCATCGACAACCCCGCCTCGGGCGCGGTCCTGCGTAAGGCCGGTTTCCGGCCTACCGGACGCCTTGTCGAGCGCTACAGCTCGGGCCGGGGCGAGAGCGCGATGGCGCTCGAGTACACGCTTGCGCTGGAAGATGGGGGCTCGGACGGGGACGCGGATCGCGGCGATGGCGCGGGCGATGCGGGCATGGTCCGCAAGGCGGCCTGA
- the rpmA gene encoding 50S ribosomal protein L27, whose translation MAHKKAGGSSRNGRDSAGRRLGVKKFGGQEVIGGNIIIRQRGTKVYPGVNVGMGKDHTLFALAEGRVRFHDGKLGRKYVSVDAAMAEAAE comes from the coding sequence ATGGCACATAAGAAAGCAGGCGGCTCGTCGCGTAACGGCCGCGACTCAGCAGGCCGCCGCCTTGGCGTCAAGAAGTTCGGCGGTCAGGAAGTGATCGGCGGCAACATCATCATCCGTCAGCGTGGCACCAAGGTGTACCCGGGCGTCAACGTCGGCATGGGCAAGGATCACACCCTGTTCGCGCTGGCCGAAGGCCGCGTGCGCTTCCACGATGGCAAGCTCGGCCGCAAGTACGTGTCGGTCGACGCTGCGATGGCTGAAGCCGCCGAATAA
- the rplU gene encoding 50S ribosomal protein L21, translating into MFAVVRTGGKQYRVAAGDKIAVEKLAGEAGETITLGDVLIAGKDGDVVDASKVSVSAEIIAQAKSEKVIVFKKRRRHNYRRKNGHRQQLTLLRITSVG; encoded by the coding sequence ATGTTCGCAGTAGTGCGCACGGGCGGCAAGCAGTATCGGGTTGCCGCCGGAGACAAGATCGCGGTTGAAAAGCTGGCTGGTGAAGCTGGCGAGACCATCACGCTGGGTGATGTTCTGATCGCAGGCAAGGACGGCGATGTCGTCGACGCGTCGAAGGTTTCGGTTTCGGCCGAGATCATCGCGCAGGCCAAGAGCGAGAAGGTCATCGTCTTCAAGAAGCGTCGCCGCCACAACTATCGCCGCAAGAACGGCCACCGCCAGCAGCTTACGCTGCTTCGCATCACCTCGGTCGGCTAA